The Bacteroides acidifaciens genome includes a region encoding these proteins:
- a CDS encoding DUF3845 domain-containing protein, with the protein MCAKILKTVDINQVCCKKDVYLFSKSRCKMIMNKIIGLAVLLLCFCSCARDNDAIYYPVGNVDVENGGPALEDGKGELVARSYNTEDYVLDTVAQYPGDPILGKLTFMVNLKNQLAGQEANGFNGIGKSGLTMSLGYKDGNYPEESQVPVYTSPDVTTAYAVKLRLKGELTLSGDEWMIDFVYAQLASLFQPYPPASFPEVFMCTGGEQSFAYFDSFRRTWTFDIEYNRSNLSFSQLYFNLFVNLAGQKREDRIRLRIDRESFFEIYKLEE; encoded by the coding sequence TTGTGTGCAAAAATACTAAAAACGGTTGACATAAATCAAGTGTGCTGCAAAAAAGATGTATATTTGTTCTCTAAATCAAGATGTAAGATGATAATGAATAAGATAATAGGATTGGCAGTATTACTGCTTTGTTTCTGTAGCTGTGCGAGGGATAATGATGCTATTTATTATCCGGTAGGTAATGTGGATGTAGAGAATGGCGGTCCGGCTTTGGAAGATGGAAAGGGTGAATTGGTTGCCCGAAGTTATAATACTGAAGATTATGTGCTGGACACGGTAGCGCAATATCCGGGGGATCCTATCCTCGGCAAACTGACATTTATGGTGAATCTGAAAAATCAATTGGCTGGTCAGGAAGCAAACGGGTTTAATGGAATCGGTAAATCGGGATTGACGATGAGCCTTGGCTACAAGGATGGCAACTATCCGGAAGAAAGCCAGGTTCCTGTCTATACCTCGCCGGACGTAACCACGGCATATGCAGTAAAGCTTCGCTTGAAAGGCGAATTGACCTTGTCTGGGGACGAATGGATGATTGACTTTGTTTATGCCCAACTGGCGAGCTTGTTTCAGCCGTATCCGCCTGCATCTTTCCCTGAAGTCTTTATGTGTACAGGCGGGGAGCAATCATTTGCCTATTTCGACTCTTTTCGCAGAACCTGGACATTCGATATAGAATATAATCGTTCGAACCTTTCTTTCAGCCAGTTATATTTCAACTTGTTTGTGAATCTGGCAGGGCAGAAGCGGGAAGATAGAATTCGACTGAGGATTGATAGGGAATCTTTCTTTGAGATATATAAATTAGAAGAGTAA
- a CDS encoding fructose-1,6-bisphosphatase — MTAQSNITPESIVSDLRYLQLLSRSFPTIADASTEIINLEAILNLPKGTEHFLTDIHGEYEAFQHVLKNASGAVKRKVNEIFGNTLREAEKKEICTLIYYPEEKLQLVKAREKDLDDWYLITLNQLVKVCQNVSSKYTRSKVRKSLPAEFSYIIQELLHESSIEPNKHAYINVIISTIITTKRADDFIIAMCNLIQRLTIDSLHIVGDIYDRGPGAHIIMDTLCNYHNFDIQWGNHDILWMGAASGNDSCIANVIRMSMRYGNLATLEDGYGINLLPLATFAMDTYADDPCSIFMPKMNFADAHYNEKTLRLITQMHKAITIIQFKLEAEIIDRRPEFGMANRKLLEKIDFERGVFVYEGKEYVLRDTNFPTIDPADPYRLTDEERELVEKIHYSFMNSEKLKKHMRCLFTYGGMYLVSNSNLLYHASVPLNEDGSFKHVRIRDKEYWGRKLLDKADQLIRTAYFDEDGEEDKEFAMDYIWYMWCGPEAPLFDKDKMATFERYFVDDKELHKEKKGHYYTLRNREDICDQILAEFGALGPHSHIINGHVPVKTIQGEQPMKANGKLFVIDGGFSKAYQPETGIAGYTLVYHSHGMQLVQHEPFQSRQKAIEEGLDIKSTNFVLEFNSQRMMVKDTDKGKELVTQIQDLKKLLVAYCTGLIKEKV; from the coding sequence ATGACTGCTCAAAGTAATATAACTCCTGAAAGTATTGTGAGCGACCTTCGCTATCTGCAATTGCTTTCCCGAAGTTTTCCTACGATTGCCGATGCAAGTACGGAAATAATCAACCTGGAAGCTATCTTGAATCTACCGAAGGGGACGGAGCATTTTTTGACAGATATACATGGTGAATATGAAGCCTTTCAACATGTACTGAAAAATGCGTCGGGTGCGGTAAAACGTAAAGTGAATGAAATATTCGGTAATACTCTCCGTGAGGCGGAAAAGAAAGAAATCTGTACTCTGATTTACTATCCCGAAGAAAAGCTCCAACTCGTGAAAGCGCGTGAAAAGGATTTGGACGACTGGTATCTGATAACGTTGAACCAACTGGTGAAAGTCTGCCAGAATGTATCATCCAAGTACACCCGTTCCAAAGTGCGCAAATCCCTGCCTGCCGAATTTTCTTATATCATACAGGAACTGTTGCACGAATCTTCCATCGAGCCGAATAAGCATGCTTATATCAATGTGATTATCAGTACGATTATTACTACAAAGCGTGCGGATGATTTTATCATTGCCATGTGCAACCTGATTCAGCGTCTCACTATAGACTCTCTTCATATCGTAGGTGATATCTACGACCGTGGCCCGGGCGCTCACATTATTATGGATACTTTGTGCAACTATCATAACTTTGATATTCAATGGGGTAACCATGACATTCTTTGGATGGGCGCTGCTTCCGGCAATGACAGTTGTATCGCCAACGTTATCCGTATGTCTATGCGTTATGGCAATCTGGCTACACTTGAAGATGGTTACGGAATTAACTTGCTTCCCTTGGCTACCTTCGCCATGGATACTTATGCCGACGACCCTTGTTCCATCTTCATGCCGAAAATGAATTTTGCCGATGCTCATTATAATGAAAAGACTTTGCGCCTGATAACCCAGATGCATAAGGCTATCACTATTATTCAGTTTAAACTGGAAGCTGAGATTATCGACCGTCGTCCAGAGTTTGGGATGGCAAACCGCAAACTGCTGGAGAAGATAGATTTTGAACGTGGTGTCTTTGTTTATGAAGGAAAAGAATATGTGCTCCGCGATACGAACTTCCCGACCATAGACCCTGCCGACCCTTATCGTTTGACGGATGAAGAGCGCGAACTGGTGGAGAAGATTCATTATTCGTTTATGAATAGTGAAAAACTGAAGAAGCATATGCGCTGTCTGTTTACATATGGCGGAATGTATCTGGTTTCCAACTCTAACCTTCTTTATCATGCTTCCGTACCTTTGAATGAAGATGGCAGCTTCAAGCATGTCAGGATACGGGACAAGGAATACTGGGGACGCAAATTGTTGGATAAAGCCGACCAATTGATTCGTACCGCATATTTTGATGAAGATGGGGAAGAGGACAAGGAATTTGCAATGGACTATATCTGGTATATGTGGTGCGGCCCGGAAGCTCCTTTGTTCGACAAGGATAAGATGGCAACTTTCGAACGTTACTTTGTGGATGACAAAGAGTTGCATAAAGAGAAGAAAGGGCATTATTATACGCTGCGTAACCGGGAAGATATATGTGACCAGATATTGGCCGAGTTCGGGGCTTTAGGTCCTCATTCGCATATTATCAATGGTCATGTGCCTGTGAAAACAATCCAGGGAGAGCAACCTATGAAAGCCAACGGCAAGCTTTTCGTTATTGATGGCGGATTCTCAAAAGCTTATCAGCCAGAAACGGGAATTGCGGGATATACGCTTGTTTATCACTCTCACGGTATGCAGCTCGTGCAGCATGAACCGTTCCAGTCTCGTCAGAAAGCTATTGAAGAGGGCTTGGATATAAAATCGACTAACTTTGTTTTAGAGTTTAACTCCCAGCGGATGATGGTGAAGGATACCGATAAAGGGAAAGAACTTGTGACGCAAATTCAGGATTTGAAGAAGTTGCTTGTAGCTTATTGTACGGGGTTGATTAAAGAAAAGGTGTAA
- a CDS encoding helix-turn-helix domain-containing protein produces MDIQNVPKIGISSVVHSKHIDFKKIDVVDNDIALFDTESVISLYNGPSKMEVLTIGLCLEGEGAFNISLREFHLSPGVMVVALPNQIIEHRYFSPDYKGIFFAVSKNVFETLPKMGNMLSLFFYLKDYPCFNLAPHEQEVVKEYHVFVRKRLRDKEGTYRREVVLGLMQGFFFELCNIFNNHAPAAAASPKAKSRKEYIFERFYESLVESYQSERSVQFYADQLCLTPKHLSGVVKEVSGKTVGEWIDEFVILEAKALLNSSSMNIQEIADRLNFANQSFFGKYFKHYTGMSPKEYRKSR; encoded by the coding sequence ATGGATATTCAAAATGTTCCGAAGATTGGTATTTCTTCGGTAGTTCATTCTAAGCATATAGATTTCAAGAAGATAGATGTTGTCGATAATGATATAGCGCTCTTCGATACGGAGAGCGTTATATCATTGTACAACGGTCCAAGTAAGATGGAAGTGTTGACGATAGGGCTTTGTCTGGAAGGTGAGGGGGCTTTTAATATCAGTTTACGTGAGTTTCACCTATCGCCGGGGGTGATGGTGGTGGCGTTGCCGAATCAGATTATAGAACACCGGTATTTCAGTCCTGACTATAAAGGTATATTTTTTGCCGTGTCGAAGAATGTATTTGAGACGTTGCCTAAAATGGGAAATATGCTTTCATTGTTTTTCTATCTGAAGGATTATCCGTGTTTCAACCTTGCTCCGCATGAGCAGGAAGTGGTTAAGGAGTATCATGTGTTTGTGAGAAAGCGGTTGAGGGATAAAGAGGGGACATACCGCAGGGAAGTTGTGTTGGGGCTGATGCAGGGCTTTTTCTTCGAACTTTGCAATATCTTTAACAACCATGCTCCTGCGGCGGCTGCCTCGCCTAAAGCGAAAAGCAGGAAAGAGTATATCTTCGAACGTTTTTATGAGTCGTTGGTTGAGTCATATCAGTCTGAGCGTAGTGTGCAATTTTATGCGGACCAACTCTGTCTGACTCCCAAGCATTTATCGGGCGTGGTGAAAGAGGTTAGTGGAAAAACAGTAGGAGAGTGGATTGATGAATTTGTTATTCTGGAAGCGAAAGCGTTGTTGAATTCTTCAAGTATGAATATACAGGAGATTGCCGACCGGTTGAATTTCGCGAACCAGTCTTTCTTTGGGAAGTACTTTAAGCATTATACGGGCATGTCTCCCAAGGAATATCGGAAAAGCCGATAA
- a CDS encoding Crp/Fnr family transcriptional regulator, with translation MDTLLRDTVNAVVNSRFPEMSIEGRRQIESILIRKEFPKGAIALNEGEVAHEIVFVGKGMLRQYYYKNGKDVTEHFSYEGCIVMCIESFLKQVPTRLIVETLEPSIIYLFPRDMIQKLARENWEINMFYQKILEYSLIVSQVKADSWRFESARERYNLLLETHPEIIKRAPLAHIASYLLMTPETLSRVRSGVL, from the coding sequence ATGGATACACTATTAAGAGATACCGTAAATGCCGTTGTAAACTCCCGTTTTCCCGAGATGAGTATAGAAGGAAGGCGACAGATAGAAAGCATACTGATTCGTAAAGAATTCCCTAAAGGCGCTATCGCGCTGAATGAAGGAGAAGTTGCCCACGAAATCGTATTTGTCGGCAAAGGAATGCTCAGACAGTACTACTATAAGAATGGAAAAGACGTCACCGAACACTTCTCTTATGAAGGCTGTATTGTCATGTGTATCGAAAGTTTTTTGAAACAAGTACCTACACGGCTGATTGTAGAAACCCTGGAACCTTCCATCATCTACCTGTTCCCCCGGGATATGATACAAAAACTGGCGAGAGAGAACTGGGAAATCAATATGTTCTATCAGAAAATATTGGAATACTCCCTTATCGTATCACAAGTAAAAGCAGACTCCTGGCGTTTTGAATCCGCCCGCGAACGCTATAACCTCTTGCTCGAAACCCATCCCGAAATCATCAAACGGGCTCCACTGGCGCACATAGCCTCTTACCTGCTGATGACACCCGAAACATTAAGCCGCGTACGTTCCGGGGTGCTATAA
- a CDS encoding putative transporter gives MEWLYSLFLEHSALQAVVVLSLISAIGLGLGRVHFWGVSLGVTFVFFAGILAGHFGLSVDAQMLNYAESFGLVIFVYSLGLQVGPGFFSSFRKGGVTLNMLALGVVLLGTLLTVVASYATGVSLPDMVGILCGATTNTPALGAAQQTLKQMGMESSTPALGCAVAYPMGVVGVILAVLLIRKVLVRKEDLEIKEKDDANKTYIAAFQVHNPAIFNKSIKDIAHMSYPKFVISRLWRDGHVSIPTSDKVLKEGDRLLVITAEKDALALTVLFGEQENTDWNKEDIDWNAIDSELVSQRIVVTRPELNGKKLGALRLRNHYGINISRVYRSGVQLLATPELILQLGDRLTVVGEKAAIQNVEKVLGNAVKSLKEPNLVVIFIGIVFGLALGAIPFSIPGVSTPVKLGLAGGPIIVGILLGTFGPRIHMITYTTRSANLMLRALGLSMYLACLGLDAGAHFFDTVFRPEGLLWIALGAGLTIVPTVLVGFIAFKMMKIDFGTVSGMLCGSMANPMALNYANDTIPGDNPSVAYATVYPLCMFLRVIIAQVLLMFLLN, from the coding sequence ATGGAGTGGTTATATAGTTTATTTCTCGAACATTCTGCCTTACAGGCTGTTGTGGTACTTTCGCTGATTTCGGCAATAGGTCTGGGGCTGGGAAGAGTGCATTTCTGGGGAGTTTCCCTGGGAGTCACTTTTGTTTTTTTTGCGGGTATTCTTGCCGGGCATTTCGGGCTTTCGGTGGATGCGCAGATGTTGAATTATGCAGAAAGTTTCGGACTCGTCATATTTGTTTATTCCCTTGGGCTGCAAGTGGGGCCCGGTTTCTTCAGCTCTTTTCGTAAAGGCGGAGTGACGCTGAACATGCTGGCGCTCGGAGTCGTTCTTTTAGGAACATTGTTGACGGTGGTAGCCAGTTATGCCACGGGTGTGTCTCTTCCCGATATGGTTGGTATTCTTTGTGGTGCAACGACCAATACTCCGGCATTGGGAGCTGCACAGCAAACTTTGAAACAGATGGGAATGGAGAGCAGTACGCCTGCCCTAGGATGTGCGGTGGCATATCCGATGGGAGTAGTCGGCGTAATTCTTGCCGTTTTATTAATCCGTAAAGTGCTGGTTCGCAAAGAAGATTTGGAGATAAAAGAGAAAGATGATGCGAACAAAACTTATATTGCTGCGTTTCAAGTACACAATCCTGCTATTTTCAATAAGAGTATAAAGGATATAGCTCATATGAGTTACCCGAAGTTTGTCATCTCCCGTTTGTGGCGGGACGGGCATGTCAGCATCCCGACTTCCGATAAAGTATTGAAAGAGGGAGACCGCTTGCTGGTGATAACCGCAGAGAAAGATGCTTTAGCCTTGACCGTTCTTTTCGGAGAACAGGAAAATACGGATTGGAACAAAGAGGATATTGACTGGAATGCGATTGACAGCGAATTGGTTTCCCAACGTATCGTTGTCACTCGTCCTGAGTTGAACGGAAAAAAACTGGGCGCTCTCCGGTTGAGAAATCATTATGGGATTAATATCAGCCGTGTTTACCGTTCGGGCGTGCAACTGCTTGCCACTCCGGAATTGATACTTCAGTTGGGCGACCGCTTGACGGTAGTAGGAGAGAAGGCTGCCATCCAAAATGTGGAGAAAGTACTGGGTAATGCTGTCAAGAGTTTGAAAGAGCCTAATCTAGTGGTTATATTTATCGGTATCGTGTTTGGATTGGCATTGGGTGCCATTCCTTTTTCCATCCCGGGTGTAAGCACTCCCGTGAAGCTGGGATTGGCGGGTGGACCGATTATTGTGGGTATCCTTTTGGGTACATTCGGACCGCGGATACACATGATTACCTATACCACTCGCAGCGCAAATCTGATGTTGCGCGCACTGGGACTTTCTATGTATCTCGCCTGTTTGGGACTGGATGCCGGAGCGCATTTCTTCGACACTGTATTCCGCCCGGAAGGCTTGTTATGGATTGCTTTGGGAGCAGGATTGACGATTGTCCCGACAGTCTTGGTAGGCTTTATAGCCTTCAAGATGATGAAGATAGATTTCGGCACGGTGTCCGGTATGTTGTGCGGAAGTATGGCGAATCCGATGGCGTTGAATTATGCAAATGATACAATCCCCGGTGACAATCCGTCCGTAGCTTATGCGACAGTATATCCGCTGTGTATGTTTCTGCGGGTGATTATCGCACAAGTGTTGTTGATGTTCTTGTTAAATTGA
- a CDS encoding LA_2272 family surface repeat-containing protein yields MKIKKTIITAAILMAAVCLPAQNKSAGINISIWKDICTQPHDSTQTTYVNIGLLSTMNRLNGVGINALGSVIHGDMNGVQITGLANLAGGTMRGVQIAGISNISGDNTIGFSTAGLVNITGDGTRGVTIAGLTGIGGDNTSGVMISGFMNVTGNMASGIHFSGAANITGQSFNGMMTSGLLNVVGENMNGLQIAGIANITATKLNGMQIALCNYATKACGLQIGLVNYYREDMKGLQLGLVNANPNTRIQMMVYGGNATPANVGVRFKNQLFYTILGVGSMYQGLNDKFSMSASYRAGLSLPIYKGLSISGDLGYQHIEACDNKDEVIPRRLYALQARANLEYQFTKKFGIFATGGYGLTRFYNKSSNYDKGAIIEAGIILF; encoded by the coding sequence ATGAAGATAAAGAAAACAATAATTACGGCAGCTATCCTAATGGCTGCCGTTTGTTTACCGGCGCAGAATAAGAGTGCCGGTATTAATATTTCCATTTGGAAAGATATTTGTACGCAACCACATGACAGTACGCAGACTACTTATGTGAATATCGGTCTGTTGTCTACTATGAATCGTCTGAATGGGGTAGGAATCAACGCATTGGGAAGCGTAATCCACGGTGATATGAACGGTGTTCAGATTACAGGATTGGCAAACTTGGCAGGTGGAACAATGCGAGGCGTTCAAATAGCCGGTATCAGCAATATCAGCGGAGACAATACGATAGGATTTTCCACTGCCGGACTGGTTAATATAACCGGTGACGGTACACGGGGAGTAACCATTGCCGGACTTACCGGTATCGGTGGAGACAATACCTCAGGAGTAATGATAAGCGGTTTTATGAATGTGACGGGGAACATGGCTTCGGGTATTCATTTCTCCGGCGCAGCAAATATCACGGGACAAAGTTTCAATGGTATGATGACTTCCGGACTCTTGAATGTGGTAGGCGAAAACATGAATGGTCTGCAAATAGCCGGCATTGCCAATATTACGGCTACAAAGTTGAATGGCATGCAAATAGCATTGTGCAATTACGCTACCAAAGCCTGTGGACTACAGATTGGTCTGGTCAACTATTACAGGGAAGATATGAAAGGACTTCAATTAGGATTGGTCAACGCGAATCCTAATACAAGAATACAGATGATGGTATATGGCGGTAATGCGACTCCTGCTAATGTAGGTGTACGCTTCAAGAACCAATTATTCTATACGATTCTGGGAGTGGGTTCCATGTACCAGGGATTGAATGACAAGTTTTCTATGAGTGCGTCCTATCGTGCCGGGCTGTCTCTTCCTATTTATAAGGGACTCTCCATTAGTGGTGACCTCGGATACCAGCATATAGAAGCTTGTGATAATAAAGATGAAGTAATTCCAAGACGCCTGTACGCATTGCAGGCACGTGCAAATTTGGAATATCAGTTCACTAAGAAATTCGGTATCTTCGCGACAGGCGGCTACGGCTTGACCAGGTTCTATAATAAATCAAGCAATTACGATAAAGGAGCGATTATCGAAGCGGGTATTATTCTTTTCTAA
- a CDS encoding VWA domain-containing protein has product MNKRTESIRLKHLQDIYYEKLQGIAYDVYDEQLHNLIIRPEELDADIHQYFRHTQPSLQDFYSRYASQWEYFHEMDEASDAKFLQFLKNSAYPFSMKYHLVDLNVKYYLQRFAVISPRSKEWKALRALFFDKWHTLLSNNEFNYQMEHIEQLCDDFYRLQLSLSKNLPVRGGSRLVWLLRNHKQIAEQILEYEETIKRNPVIRELVEILGKKHQSSRKRFKMTAGIHREQIVSHATRSDITGISEGNDLNSLLPLEYCYLAEKSLQTVFFERFIEKRLQVIDYQSHEKQAINDKKMAGNEVSEEAEGPFIVCLDTSGSMAGERERIAKSTLLAIAELTEVQHRKCYIILFSDDIECIEITDLGSSFDRLVDFLSQSFHGGTDMEPVITHALRKISEEGYMKADIITVSDFEMHPVDNMLAKSIERAKAKQTKMYAISLGGKSAEASYLKLCDKYWEYSIQSAEKLNKNRIEESNI; this is encoded by the coding sequence ATGAACAAGAGAACAGAGAGTATTAGGCTCAAACACCTGCAAGACATCTACTACGAGAAATTGCAGGGAATAGCCTACGACGTGTACGACGAACAACTGCACAACTTGATTATCCGCCCCGAAGAACTGGATGCGGATATTCATCAGTATTTTCGCCATACACAACCCTCTTTGCAGGATTTCTATTCCCGTTATGCATCGCAATGGGAATATTTCCACGAAATGGATGAAGCGTCCGATGCCAAGTTTCTCCAATTTCTGAAAAACAGTGCTTATCCCTTTTCCATGAAATATCACCTGGTAGACCTGAACGTGAAATATTATCTCCAACGTTTTGCTGTTATCAGCCCGCGTTCCAAGGAATGGAAAGCTCTGCGTGCTCTTTTTTTCGACAAATGGCATACGTTACTCTCGAACAACGAGTTCAACTACCAGATGGAGCATATCGAACAACTCTGTGATGACTTTTACCGTCTTCAACTGTCACTCTCCAAAAATCTCCCGGTGCGCGGCGGTTCACGCCTCGTCTGGCTGCTCCGTAACCACAAACAGATAGCGGAGCAAATCCTGGAATACGAAGAAACCATCAAACGGAATCCAGTAATCCGCGAATTGGTGGAGATATTAGGAAAGAAGCATCAAAGCAGCCGGAAACGTTTCAAAATGACTGCGGGCATCCATCGGGAGCAAATCGTGTCGCATGCCACACGCAGTGATATTACAGGCATCAGTGAAGGAAACGATTTGAACAGCCTTCTCCCTCTCGAATATTGCTACCTGGCAGAAAAAAGCCTGCAAACCGTATTCTTCGAACGTTTTATAGAGAAACGGCTTCAAGTTATCGATTACCAATCGCACGAAAAGCAAGCTATCAATGACAAGAAAATGGCAGGAAATGAAGTCTCCGAAGAAGCCGAAGGTCCTTTCATCGTCTGCCTGGATACTTCCGGTTCTATGGCGGGAGAACGGGAAAGAATCGCGAAGTCAACCTTGCTCGCCATCGCCGAACTGACGGAAGTGCAACATCGGAAATGCTATATCATCCTTTTCTCGGATGATATTGAATGTATTGAAATCACCGATTTGGGGAGTAGCTTCGACCGTCTTGTCGATTTCCTGAGCCAGTCTTTTCATGGTGGCACAGATATGGAACCCGTTATCACTCATGCTTTGCGAAAAATCAGCGAGGAAGGATATATGAAAGCAGACATCATCACAGTGTCCGACTTTGAAATGCATCCTGTCGATAATATGTTAGCCAAAAGCATAGAGCGGGCAAAAGCCAAACAGACAAAGATGTATGCCATTTCTTTAGGCGGTAAAAGCGCTGAAGCCAGTTATCTGAAATTATGTGATAAATATTGGGAATATAGCATTCAGAGCGCCGAAAAACTTAATAAAAATAGAATTGAAGAATCAAATATTTAA
- a CDS encoding AAA family ATPase, with protein sequence MKSIKSHITQLLKSLNEGVFEKEHTIALSLLSAMAGESIFLLGPPGVAKSLVARRLKLAFKDADAFEYLMSRFSTPDEIFGPVSISKLKDEDTYERITKGYLPTATIVFLDEIWKAGPAIQNSLLTVINEKIYRNGQFTVRVPLKALIAASNELSAKGEGLEALYDRFLVRQFVGCIEQEYAFDQMISSTKEMEPEIPRELQINDELYSKIQAESEKVGIHYTIFELIHNIKREIELYNTGRDENTPPIYISDRRWKKIVGLLRTSAYLNESAGIHFSDCLLMSACLWDEVSQLPIIEEMVEQSITRGINAYLLGEKRLEQKLDSLKENMKSEHSLRELSDPGIQVVDTFYHRIEGYHIAGNLLIFASDYQSLKKDSNRLFYIQQDKFRPVNKILKAYDFVKNRNVAQKNIYSLRKGKRSVFVNNQEYPLLCYDNCDPLPAQQDDSTPFEFTLQEVIDLLHQMEVEYKTISERETAYTKEHLFLSPSQKSKIRRILGETAHIIENYRNELRIIAHAHEQENREY encoded by the coding sequence ATGAAGTCTATCAAATCGCATATCACCCAATTACTAAAGTCTCTCAACGAGGGAGTATTTGAAAAGGAACATACCATCGCACTTTCCCTGCTGTCAGCTATGGCAGGTGAGAGCATCTTTCTGTTGGGTCCCCCCGGGGTAGCCAAGAGTCTGGTGGCTCGAAGGCTCAAGCTTGCTTTCAAGGATGCGGACGCTTTTGAGTATCTGATGTCACGCTTCAGTACACCCGACGAAATATTCGGCCCAGTTTCTATATCCAAGTTGAAGGACGAAGATACATACGAACGCATCACAAAAGGGTATTTACCCACGGCCACGATTGTTTTCCTGGATGAAATATGGAAAGCCGGACCTGCCATTCAGAATTCACTCCTGACGGTTATCAATGAAAAGATATATCGCAACGGACAGTTCACGGTTCGTGTACCTCTGAAAGCCCTGATTGCCGCTTCCAACGAACTATCCGCCAAAGGCGAAGGACTGGAAGCATTGTACGACCGTTTCCTGGTTCGCCAGTTTGTAGGATGCATCGAGCAGGAATATGCTTTCGACCAGATGATTTCTTCCACGAAAGAGATGGAACCCGAAATTCCCAGAGAACTCCAGATAAACGATGAATTATACTCTAAAATACAAGCTGAAAGTGAAAAAGTAGGAATCCATTATACAATCTTCGAACTGATTCATAATATCAAACGGGAAATAGAGCTGTATAACACAGGACGCGATGAAAATACCCCGCCCATCTATATATCTGACCGCCGCTGGAAGAAAATAGTAGGTCTGCTCCGCACTTCCGCCTATCTGAACGAATCTGCGGGAATCCACTTCTCCGATTGTCTCTTGATGAGTGCCTGCCTGTGGGACGAAGTCTCTCAATTACCCATTATCGAAGAAATGGTAGAGCAATCCATAACACGGGGTATCAATGCTTATCTGTTAGGCGAAAAAAGGTTGGAGCAGAAACTGGATAGCTTGAAAGAAAATATGAAATCCGAACATAGCCTGCGGGAACTCAGCGACCCGGGAATCCAGGTGGTAGATACATTTTATCATCGCATCGAGGGATATCATATCGCCGGAAACCTGCTCATATTTGCTTCGGACTACCAATCTCTGAAAAAAGACAGCAACCGGCTATTCTATATCCAGCAAGATAAGTTTCGCCCTGTCAACAAAATCCTGAAAGCCTACGACTTCGTAAAAAACAGGAACGTTGCACAAAAGAACATTTATTCTCTCCGAAAAGGAAAGCGCTCTGTTTTTGTCAACAACCAGGAGTATCCGCTATTATGCTACGACAATTGCGACCCTCTGCCGGCACAGCAAGATGACAGTACTCCGTTCGAATTCACCTTGCAGGAAGTCATCGACCTGCTCCATCAGATGGAAGTAGAATACAAGACGATTTCAGAACGGGAGACTGCATACACGAAAGAACATCTTTTCCTGAGCCCATCACAGAAAAGCAAGATTAGACGGATTTTAGGAGAAACTGCACATATCATCGAAAACTACCGGAACGAGCTTCGCATCATCGCCCATGCCCATGAACAAGAGAACAGAGAGTATTAG